In Verrucomicrobiota bacterium, a single genomic region encodes these proteins:
- the corA gene encoding magnesium/cobalt transporter CorA produces the protein MERLYYQRPGTAPATLELPPAHAGRSPVMRLMEYDAQVLHDRIIEGVHDLPEDSESRQVRWLNVGGLGDVELLRSLGQHFHIHPLALEDTLDPSQRPKLDEYEGQLFIVLKMVYEGGPGEIVFEQVSFVLGRNWLITFQEDAERDVFEPIRTRLREAAGNLRFMRVDYLAYALIDAIVDHYFPIMESVGEAVDDLEQALLGGPNPEALQRIHAIRRTLLQLRRAIWPTRDVIGRLYRDETGHISDRTKPFLRDCYDHAVTLIDLLENYRDATGNLTELYLSSLSMRTNEIVRVLTVVSSIFIPLTFIAGVYGMNFDTSKGRFNMPELHWRYGYPAALLLMALIAGSMLYYFRRKKWL, from the coding sequence ATGGAAAGGCTGTACTACCAGCGGCCGGGTACTGCGCCCGCCACCCTCGAGTTGCCGCCCGCGCACGCAGGCCGTTCGCCGGTCATGCGTCTCATGGAGTATGACGCTCAGGTGCTGCATGACCGAATCATAGAAGGTGTGCATGACTTACCTGAGGATTCCGAGTCACGCCAGGTCCGATGGCTCAATGTAGGCGGCTTGGGCGACGTCGAACTTCTGCGCAGCCTGGGCCAGCATTTCCACATTCACCCGCTGGCCCTGGAAGATACGTTGGACCCAAGCCAGCGGCCGAAGCTAGACGAATACGAGGGCCAGCTCTTCATCGTGCTCAAAATGGTGTACGAGGGGGGCCCGGGTGAAATCGTGTTCGAGCAGGTCAGCTTCGTCCTGGGGCGCAATTGGTTGATCACCTTTCAGGAAGATGCCGAGCGTGATGTGTTCGAGCCGATCCGAACGCGCCTTCGAGAGGCGGCCGGTAACCTTCGGTTCATGCGGGTCGACTACCTGGCTTACGCGCTGATCGATGCCATCGTCGATCACTACTTTCCGATCATGGAAAGCGTGGGTGAAGCCGTGGATGACCTCGAGCAGGCGTTGCTCGGCGGTCCTAACCCCGAGGCGCTTCAGCGCATCCATGCGATCCGGAGGACCCTGCTCCAATTGCGACGGGCCATCTGGCCCACCCGTGACGTCATCGGCCGTCTTTACCGGGATGAGACGGGACACATTTCGGATCGAACGAAACCCTTTCTGCGCGACTGTTACGATCACGCGGTTACCCTCATTGACCTGCTCGAAAATTACCGGGACGCCACCGGCAACCTCACTGAACTTTACCTCTCGAGCTTGAGCATGCGCACCAATGAAATCGTGCGGGTCCTAACCGTTGTGTCATCGATCTTTATCCCGCTGACGTTTATCGCTGGTGTGTACGGGATGAATTTCGACACAAGCAAGGGCCGATTCAATATGCCGGAACTGCATTGGAGGTATGGCTATCCGGCGGCGCTCCTGCTCATGGCCCTAATCGCCGGGTCCATGCTCTATTATTTCAGGCGTAAAAAGTGGCTGTAG
- a CDS encoding lytic transglycosylase domain-containing protein, which produces MGSRKERTEIRSKLSRQGWRYALELGVIVFLALVSAVTFLMVRSKDPLYVLRELKNWTDYRRYDSLIVRIAEAQRVDPRLVKAVIWRESRFQSDMQGRNGERGLMQVSEIAARDWAAANGIPHFEPAQLLDPEINIRVGTWYLSKALQRWNDRDDAVPFALAEYNAGRSRVDRWIRTAMQKGSGPVEAETFQASIPFPSTARYVRTILARYDFYKRRGPLRAVDGGNGNVQNAPRDPKADSS; this is translated from the coding sequence ATGGGGTCTCGAAAAGAGCGAACGGAAATTCGAAGTAAACTCTCCAGGCAAGGGTGGCGGTACGCGCTTGAACTGGGAGTGATCGTCTTTCTTGCCCTGGTGTCAGCCGTCACCTTTCTCATGGTTCGTTCCAAGGATCCGCTGTACGTCCTGCGCGAACTGAAGAACTGGACCGACTATCGCCGGTACGATTCGCTCATCGTGCGAATCGCGGAGGCGCAGCGGGTCGATCCCCGGCTGGTCAAGGCGGTGATCTGGCGCGAAAGCCGTTTCCAGAGCGACATGCAGGGACGCAACGGGGAACGCGGCCTGATGCAGGTCTCCGAGATCGCCGCCAGGGACTGGGCTGCGGCCAACGGCATTCCGCATTTTGAACCTGCCCAGCTGCTTGACCCGGAAATCAATATCCGCGTCGGGACGTGGTACCTCAGCAAAGCGCTGCAGCGCTGGAATGATCGCGACGATGCCGTCCCGTTCGCACTGGCCGAATACAATGCCGGCCGCAGCCGCGTCGACCGCTGGATCCGTACCGCGATGCAGAAAGGCAGCGGGCCGGTCGAAGCGGAAACCTTCCAGGCGAGCATCCCGTTCCCGTCAACCGCACGGTACGTCCGGACCATTCTGGCAAGGTACGATTTCTACAAGCGTCGTGGGCCGTTGCGAGCGGTTGACGGTGGCAACGGCAACGTCCAAAACGCACCGCGCGACCCCAAAGCGGACTCCTCCTGA